DNA from Aphelocoma coerulescens isolate FSJ_1873_10779 chromosome 4A, UR_Acoe_1.0, whole genome shotgun sequence:
GACAGCCAAAAGATCGGCTTTAAAAGTACAGCGCTTATTTTTATTCATCGCCATCATGCatcattcattcattctttGGAATTGCTGAGTATCATCAGTCTTATCTTTTTCCTTGCCTCATGCCGTCTGGTTTCAGgttcttttcttctgataatattttccaggaatgtgaagagcCCCCCTATCCTTCCCAAACTGAGCACCCAAACTGCAGCCATTCTACAGCGTTACATTACAGAACCCATGTGTGATTGACGGAGGCAGACAAAAAGGTTTAATTAAATtggagaatttattaattacagcaagcaaggcataagcaaaatcagcgctgggcgacaggggagtccccgctccgccactgccgcaggggtttgcaagTTTccgtccttcttttatgcaggatcattTCCTGTTAACGTgtctttaagggagtactctggGCATGTGTgagcttgttgctagggggtcgttttctgccttctggtggtcgatggctgaaggctagtagtcttcttcaagtgccctctgggtgaccctttccatatttggtcagttagtatcccctgctttcCTTCCTGGAGCTTAGGGGCagttaaacaatagtacacttacagcacttacaacctttacatatggaTTTGTTAAGATCCTTCCTGTTATGTActttgtggcctgtgtcagctcttttcaatgaacaaaacacccttatttattacaatcccccctttttctcttgttcatttttgttcattgaatcttTTTAGCTCTTGTCTagctaattctaacatttcttctttaTGATTTTCTGGTATCTGCTGGTATTTAGCCCTAAGGAGCATTAAATGTGTTACTTTTAAGCGCCCTTTTACTATGGAGATCAACTTATTGAATATACACAGTCTAAGTGTGAGTCCTAGGACTAACAGAATTAGAGGCCCTGCGATGGTAGATAACAAAGTGGTTAACTAGGGTGAATGATTAAACCAGGATTTATACTagctctgttgtgcctctctttctcttttctgtagtTCTAGCTGGTTTTTTAGTTCAGTCATGGTGTCTATCActaccccagtgtggtctgcgtagacacagcattcttctttgagtgctacacacagtcctccctgctgaaggaataataagtctaatcccctcctattttgtaggactacttctgatagagatcttactgattttactaggccatcaattgcttgttctattcggcttagatcttcatctactgagacccttagtgctcttaactctctttgctgggtgactaaggatgctattccagttcctgccccaactcctcctatagtgagaagggttgctatggttaatgcagtaaaaggttctctttttactaggtgatgatctgctgtggtgtgttgttggTACATGTATTCACTAGGATGATACGTGATTCAGGGTATGATGGACACTTGAATACAATAATTGTGGGTGCGATTAAATAGTTTGAGCGAAAGGCAGGGTGTGATTCCTATACACACCCATTTAGTATTTGCGGCTGGGAGCAACcaatctgcaggtttttcatcttctttaggtgatatctttacctcacacaaatgttctttatgttttggaatgtttcctatacatcttcctttcccagttacttgagacaaagtcagtccttgaattgattcttttctctgtttctaaagacattgtgctgggtttgtgccgTTAATTCTTCTAGCCTTTGCAGTCACACCTATTCCTTCATAAAAAGGCGGCCTGATGTTGTAACATAACCAGCATTCCTTAGTTAGCTCTGGATTGGTCTTATTTATTATACCATAACTAGCTTGCATGACCTTCTATAGAGCACTATACTCTAAACTGTTTTAACATCAGTTGGATTCTCGCTCTGGGGAGTGATTGTTATATTACCAACctgctgagttttgtttatattgccTATTTCCTCTAGTTCCCCTAGACCCTGGTTTGGTCCAACTAGTTCTGGATCAGGGGGTGCGTGTTCTTTCTTAATCATTATTAGGTTTCCTCTATCTTTCCCAGGTTCCCAGTGTCtgattccccagattttccccagtaaCCAATCTGGATTAGTGGGttgcattatatttatatatataaaggaacaGGTCCCCATATATGTCGTCTCTCCAGAAGGTCCTCTTCGTGGCTTAGTGCACCCTACGGGCCCGAACCCAGCTTTCAGGGATTTGTCTGGTCCCCCTCCCGGGATCCAGTCGGAGGCTATTGTCTCACACCCCCaatatccacagaaatattctcctgGATAGTTACAGTATGATTTCCCTCGATTAGTGGCTGGACACATATAAAATCCTGTTAGGTTTagttcttttccacagtgttCAATAGCCGTTAGATCACATAATCCCACTCGAAAACTTGGTGCCCCCACAGTGGTATTTGTTTGTAGTATCATATTATCACTTAACCTAACTAATGACCATTTAAAGGGTTCGTGCGGAAAGCGTGTCTCTTCTAAAGTCTCAACCCCGttcaatttaattaagcaaagcatgattagtagaaaaatattacgCTGGGCTAAATGGTGGAGTcgatttgtggtaatagttatttggttactatagtttggtggtgtctttccccctttcacatgtcgtgggtcacactgaggctttctagtcccactcctgaggcagttctgcaagcattgctctagtatcccaatacaggggttctttcctccacagctttttactCCTCTGCCTCGCTCGTCGACCCGGTTGCTTCGAGCCACGAGGGGTACCatcttctcggcagcaggaGTATTCTTCAGGAGGTCCTTGGGATTGAGCCTGTTGGATTTCTTGCCTCTTAATGTAGGAGTTCCAGTTATGTCTCTTGACTCCTGGGGTATTGCACCAGATTCCCCTCAGGTGTTTGCAACATGTGCTATCAATGATTTTGGCTGTAAAAGGGATTGGTTCATTAGAATGGTAGCAATACTAGTTGGGATTGATTCCTTTAGTAAatatttcccaccattcctctgattttttttctaattctccTTGTGATATTTTATATGCTAAAGTCCAATCAGTAATCTTTCGCTGGGATTCCCAGCAAGGGGTACAAACTCCTCTAGGTGGAGTTCCCCTCcaacagtgactccaccacttttccCTACACACtatacaaataaacaaacaaaggaCAACACTCAAAATTAAAATTCCCACACCTTATTCTAACATCATCATTACAGATTAGTCCATCATCAGTAAAATATGGATTAGGTAAATACTCAATTTAGTATTTGTTCATCTCcagtcttttctttgaatttttagTTTTAAGTCCCCAGGAGGACTGGTCACTTGCCACTGGGGTGATGGTTTTTCCACAGGTCCTTTAATTCTGCTGGCATGTGTCCATcctctttcagctgttcttattgCTGTTTCTGTAGTGAGTAAAACAAGATAAGGTCCTTCCCATTGTGGAGTTAGTGAAGTCTTTTCCCATGATTTTATCAATACCCAGTCTCCTGGTTGGACTTGATGTAGTTTAAGTTCTAGCGGGGGCCTCTGAGTTATCATGccctttttccataattcttctcTATATCTTATTAAGGTAGTGATATAATGATTCATGCTCTGGTCCCTCAGATTTGGGTGGTCCTGGGGTTCCTCCATATTATAAGGCATTCCATATAGCATCTCAAACGGGGAAATTCCCATGTCAGATCTTGGTTGAGTTTGTATGTTTAATAGAGCTAATGGTAAACATTTTACCCACGACAGCCTGGTTTCAAGCATAAGCTTtgtcaattgcttctttatttccttATTCATTCTTTCAACTCGTCCTGAACTTTGAGGATGCCAAGGGGTATGATATTCccactttattcccataattcccattacttttttgataattttagatacaaagtggGGTCCCTGGTCAGAGTCAATAGTCTCAGTCACTCCATATctagggataatattttctaatagaactttgaccactgtctgtgctgttgcccttgctgtgggaaatgcttcgaCAAAATGCGTTAAATGGTCTACTataactaataagtatttatttcttcctgctttAGGCAATTTGGTGAAATCTAGTTGTATGTTAGCAAAGGGCCTGTGTGCTAGTGGTCTCCCTCCCAATGGGTGTTCCcttaaataagccttattcactttaaggcaagttatacagcctttaacaatttgttttgccaaattatatattccaataCACATATACTTGGCGGCAAACTGGTCTGCCagtgcttgtgttccccaatgagtttggctatgtattctttgtaaaatttctactgctattgatttaggtAGTACTATTCTTCCATCTGGGAGTTTCTATTCTCctcctgaattttcttttaaccccatttgtgatagtttttcttgttttgtaaaGCTATAAATGTGCCTAGTTTCATtgggggatttctcctctggtTGGTCCTTATCCTGAACTTGCCGTATaaccaaaagtgctgccctttttgcttcttggtctgctgcgttattacctctacttctaaaatctattCCTTTCTGGTGACTTCTAAGATGtactacagcaattcttctagGTTCCCCTAAAGCTTGGAGTAGCTGTCTTATTAGCTCCTGATGGACTAAGTCCTTTCCTTGAGAATTTATTAACTCTcatttttcccatatttttccaaatgtatgtaccactccatatgcatatttggagtctgtatatattgtccctgttttattttttagcaaTTTCAGAGCCCGTAagactgcatacaattcacaagcttgagctgaccaggatctacttagaggtcctgactctaagacttctgacccttcctctttaatgattgcatagccagatactctctttccctctattacccgagatgatccgtctacaaacagcctctccccttcttctaattcttcttcttctaagtccggtcggattttggtttgttcttctatagttaacatgcaatcatgggctaatttattctcatttggttctccgtataagaactgggccggattttgtagtgtagtgacctctagtgttagctttggggaatctaataagatcccttcatactttaaaagtctcgaatctgttatctgttttttagcttttttattgcaatattcccctaatattatgtggagataataccttgagttctccatttccttcttaaagtcccgtacatctccagagctaagggggactgaaataaagccaattcctggttggggtccccccataggCATTTCTCTTAATGGATAAAGGTTATGATGTCTAGCTCTGCCCCTTGTCATTGGTCCCTCCCGTTTGGGTTCAggattcccttcttcttcctctaggggctgctcagggagtgggagtgggggtgccTGCGGGGCCTGCGGAGGTATATAGGGGGGTGGAATCAACGGgactttatctttttttcttaccccagagtcttcagatttttcctttagagTAAACAGGAGTACCCCGGGGGTCTCTATCTATATTTTTGCATAATCACTCTCTTCTCGACTAAAAAGGGGTTTTGGAATTtacccataaattcaaatcctgtctcacccagtcCTCGTAGGACCCAAATATAGGCCAAAATACGTTTCGTGATacctgctttcctccccagacctctatgcaataataaatcatcttggccttatctttattctgtgtactcAAATAATGCCTCCCattattcaataaaagccctaacggactatcctcaggtactgggggaaaccttatggaactagagggcttgcttttcccctgtcccatcctctggagtgccttcaggcgttctgtgtgtggaatcactcgcttcccctggttcgtggcccacgccctcgcgggcaatgggaaccgcactactgagggtccacactcgcttggggagtccggctgccggcccccctCTCACACACCACACTCGCCACACTCCAGGATACCCGACCTCGACCGAATGGATCCCTTTTCCGCAAATACTCACGCTTCCAGCGTCTTCGTCCGGACCTCTGTGCACAAAGTTTATGGGGTCGACCGGTTCCCTTTGTTTAATGCCTTGAGTTTAGGTTCGTCGGTGGGAGCGAGGTAAAGACTGAAGATACCGAGGCCACCAGAGGTGGGGCGCCTCCCCGATATCTCTGTCTTACCGTACCATTCCcatccgagtcacggcaccaaatTGTGATTGACGGAGGCACACAAAGAGGTTTAATCGAATtggagaatttattaattacagcaagcaaggcataagcaaaatcagcgctgggcgacaggggagtccccgctccggcactgccgcaggggtttgcaagTTTccgtccttcttttatgcaggatcattTCCTGTTAACGTgtctttaagggagtactctacGCATGTGTgagcttgttgctagggggtcgttttctgccttctggtggtcgatggaTGAAGGcaagtagtcttcttcaagtgtcctctgggtgaccctttccatatttggtcagttagtatcccctgctttcCTTCCTGGAGCTTAGGGGCGGTTAAACAAtggtacacttacagcacttacaacctttacatatggaTTTGTTAAGATCCTTCCTGTTATGTActttgtggcctgtgtcagctcttttcaatgaacaaaatacccttatTTATTACACCAGGCAAAGCTTTTCTCACATTAAGGAACACGAAAAAACCAACATCACAATCCATCCATAACAATGATGGAACGtgcgaaaagccaacatcacggTACCGTTCAGAACAGAGGGACCCGCGGTGCTGCGGCCCGGCCGCGGAGGGATCGGCGGCTCTGCGCATGCGCAGgcggagtgatccgccaggggggactatttgtgatgcggtcctGCCCGCGGAAGAATCAGCGGTGATGCGTCCCGGcgcggagtgatccgccaggcgggactatttgtgatgcggtcctGCCCGCGGAGGGATCAGCGGTGATGCGTCCCGGCGCGGAGTGATCCGCCCaagggactatttgtgatgcggtcctGCCCGTGGAGGGATCAGCGGTGATGCGTCCCGGCGCGGAATGATCCGCCAGcagggactatttgtgatgcggtcctGCCCGCGGAGGGATCACCGGTGATGCGTCCCCGCCCGCGCATGCGCAGAGCGCAGCGCCCCGCAGCGATCCGCGCACGCGCAAGGATCCGCGCACGCGCAGCTGCCAAAGCGCGCTGCACTCTGCAGGATTTGAAGGAAAGTTGAAGAAAAGGGACAGTTtaataaaagtttaataaaagtttaataaaagtttGATAAAATCAGGAGACAGCAGCCAAAACGCCGCTACGGCCGGGTGCTTCGCAGAGAGACAAAGGCGCACCTTGACAGCCAAAAGAGCCTCTTTACCACCGAGCTCCCTCCGCCggctcccaatcccagcccgCGCTCCCGGGCAGGGTTTCTTTCGGACCAGGGCTGCGTTTCCATCCTCCGCTCTGGGAGTCACCAGGTGCGTTAGGAACGAGCCGATCCCGCTCTCTGAGACACAAGGGCTCGCTCCAGGAGACTGTTCCTGTTCCTCTGTTCCAGCcgctctgctctccccaaagCACCATTTCCTCGGAGCTCCTCTGAAATTTCCTGCATTTCAATGGACCGAGGGCTCCAGAAGCTGCCGAGTCGtgcaatggggtttttttgggaagggaccttaagctCTTGCAGTTCCACCTCTGTCATGAGAATTTCAGGGCTCTGAGACTCCCAGAACGATTTGGGCTtggaaggacctcaaagcccatccagtgccagcgcTGCCgcgggcagggacagctcccactgtgccgggctgctccagccccaatgtccagcctggcctggaacctTCCAGGGGATCCAGGAGCAAATCCCCCCTCTCTGAGCAGACAGAATGAGCTAAACCTGGGTAATCCTGAGGGAGTGATGGGAGCACAGCCGAGTGCTGCATCCCTGATTCCCACTGGGAatctccatgtccttcctgctgCCTGATCCAGGAGTTGCAGTaggatttttgtgttttgtgctgcattcccagcacagcagaacCTGTCACCCTCGGAAGCACGGCCAGCGTGACAAGGTTTTGCTCCCTTTCCGCTttgtttttgctgtgttttgtttctctCGACAGCTGTTTTAGAACTTCTGTGTTGCTGTTTAGACATCAAGCTTTGGGGCTGAGGTTGTTTTATTCCCAAGTGCTTGCTGGGAGTAAAAATACGCTTCACATCTGCAGTGTGTGCACGTGGCTTGGGCTGTGGATTCTGGGGCAAAAAAAATTCAGGAatcagggaaaggaagagatggaaaagagaaagagaaagggaatatgaaggggaagggaaagggaaagaaagaggtggaagagagaaagggaaagggaagggaaagggaaggaaaaattagacataaaaataaaattaaacccaaaaataaatataaaaacagaaaaagagacagaaaaacaaagaagaaagaaaaatgaaaataaaaagagaaagaaaaaagtgggaaagggaaagaagaaagtgaggaagaggaaaagggaagagcagGTGGTAAAAATTGATGCTTTAATGTTATAGAATCTCAAATTAAATTAGAAGTTTCTGTTTGCTCTAGAGATGGAACCAAGGATAACAAATGGTGCCAGATGACATGAGGGGAACAGGATTTCCTGAGTGATCCCAAATGAACTGGATCAAATAATAGAGCAGGAAGGCAGTTTAGGGGACCCTTGATACCCCCAGAAACTCCtccagaaggaggaaaaaatcctgacTAAATCAGCCCTGGGATGTTCCGGGGCGTTCCTGCCTCAGCTCTgtcccactgctctgctctgggctgtgggATTGGACAcaaccagccctgcagcacctgaaaaaggggttttttcaCTAAAAACCAGCGAACCAGCAGAGAACGGCAAAAATGGACAATTTCCGTTCCTGTCTCCGGGAAAAGCAGCAGGGATCAGGCCGGGGAGGAGGCCGCCGGCTCCGGGAAGGGATTTTTCCAAGCCGGGAATGAGCGCgggcagcagaaggaagaagCTCTGCAGGAGCTACCGCGCCGCCTCAGACACGGAGGGGCTGCGGGAGCACCGGGAACaccgggagcggcgggagcaCCGGGAACACCGCGGGCACAGCGAGCACCGGGAACaccgggagcggcgggagcaCCGGGAGCACCGCGGGCACCGGGAACACCGGGAACACCGCGGGCACACGGAGCACCGGGAACACCGCGGGCACAGCGAGCACCGGGAACACCGCGGGCACCGGGAACACCGGGAACACCGCGGGCACAGCGAGCACCGGGAACaccgggagcggcgggagcaCCGGGAGCACCGCGGGCACAGGGAGCACCGGGAACACCGCGGGCACACGGAGCACCGGGAACACCGCGGGCACAGCGAGCACCGGGAACACCGCGGGCACACGGAACGGCGGGAGCACCGGGAGCACCGCGGGCACAGGGAGCACCGGGAACACCGCGGGCACACGGAGCACCGGGAACACCGCGGGCACACGGAGCACCGGGGGTTGCATTTCGCTCCTGCAGTGTGGGGTTATCTCTGCACAGCCCCCGAGCTGCACTCTTTACAGCTTTTGGGTTGTTAAGTGAAAATTTGGCCAATAAAACTTCCAAATTGAACAAGTTGAGCGTGGAGGATCTGTGAGCAGAAGGCTCTTGCTGCACAAGgacagctcagagcagctgctggcagcaagAGAATGTTGTCATTGTGCAGCTCAGTTATAAACTGAGTTCCAAAACTGGAGACAAGTTGCTCTCCTACAAGAACATCTGGGAATTAGACGAATTTTATCAGAATATTCTGACTTTGTaccattttattcccaaatctgctttaaaaatagaGGAGAGGTCCAGAAGGAAGGGgggtgggagagaaaaaaacattttattctcTTCCCCCTTCACAGCTAAATagactttgaattttttttctgtttaattggGATATCTGAGAGTTCGACAAGAGGAACAAAGAGGTGAAATGGCTCCAAATCCTCATGGACCTTGGCACAGTTTTAGGGGACACAAAGCCACTgtcacagctgctcctgggatgtGTTTTGCATGAGTATAAAATGAACATACCCAGAGTCAGACAAAACTCTGCAGTTTGGGGTTCAGGCTCTGACGAGGAACTTGTGCTGATGTTTGAGAtacaaagagaaaacatttgtaAAAATCAAATACAAAAAGGAAGGGGGGCTGGGTGTTTTCCCCACATCTTTCCCAGTTTTTAAAGGAGAAATCTAAACCTATTTTTATGTCCGTGTCAGCTTTAAAATCCTTAaggaatgagaggaaaaaaagcttgaAAACCTGGAATCCTGTGGGACAAGCACTGCCATCCCCACGCATTAAATAGTTCAAGGTCTGCCAGGCTGGAATTCCCTTGGAGCTGAAACGTGCCGGATGCCAAGGGATGCAGGGGATACGTGAGGTACCCGAGCTCTGGAAGGGGGTGACAAGACTCTGAGGGGGGACATGTGAGGTGAAAGGCTCTGAGAGCGGTGGTGAGACTcaggggggacacccagggtgACAAAGGTCCGGAGGGACCCAGAGGTGACGGCTCTGAGGGGGCACAGGCGGCGATCGACGGCTCTGGGAGGGGACACCCGAGCTGGGGGCTCCGgctctgtggcagcagcagctcgggAGCTCCCGAGGAGCTCCCGGGATAATCCGGCACCCAGGAAACCCCAGCAGATCTCTCCGAGTCCCACAGGTTTGGGAGAGCTCCCAGGAATCCCTTCAGCAACGAGCCCCACACGTGTATAAATCTATATCTTATATATGGATTCTATGTATGTATCTTCGGATTTTTGCTGCTGGAGTTGCAGCACAATCCTATTTGCCTTGAGCGAGTCAGGGCGGTTTAAAACACGCCGTGGGACACAAGCACGAATTTTCTTGCTTGCCTTAGAGAAGAAGCCAATTAACAGCACGGTAATTAGCTGGGGGCCCTGTGCTCCAATGTACTTGAGTGTTCAAACAGGTGGGAGGCTGCGTTTGCAGTGGCAAAGCGCTTCCTACGGCTTCAGAGGGCTCCTGGCCCGAGAAATTGTACCACAGAGGAGCAAAAAACAAGGCCCTGAGGAGCTCTGAGGGAGAATGTGCGGAAAAATTGGAGGTGAGGGCGGGGAAAGTTTCCCTATCCCGGAGGAAAAGGCGAAGCTTCCCATACCGGGAGTCGAACCCGGGCCGCCTGGGTGAAAACCAGGAATCCTAACCGCTAGACCATATGGGAGGCGCTGACAGCACAGCTGCCCGCGCGCCTCAAAATGCtactgccccgccccgccgatCCCCGCGGTGACTCTGTcgggctccgctccgccgccccgcgggagccgccgggaaaCACCGGGAGCCACCGGGAATGCCCGGGACTCACCGGGAGCGCCGCCATCAACGCCCCCGCCGTGCCAGAAAGGCCGTGCCCTCATCCAAGATGGCGGCCGGGGGCTTcagccgccccgcgcccgcatCACGTGACGGCGGGGgacgcgcgcgcgcgcgcgcggggcgggcggggcgcgctCACGTgaccggcggcggcggccgagcGCTGGGTCCCGTGAGCGCGGGGGGCGGGACGGGGGCTCCGCCACAGGCCCGGGACaggcccgcgccgccgcccccctgccccgccaggccGGGGcaccgccgcccgcccccgAGCCGCGCCGGCAGCGCCCCCCGACCGTCCCGAGCCGCCCGACCTGCCGGGGCTCACACCGGCATCACCCCACCGCCCCCGAGCCGCCCCGAGCCACCGGGCTCACACCGGCAGCCTCCCCCGGGCCGCCGGACGTACCGGGGGTCCCACCGGCATCGCCCCCcagccggccccgagccgcccaTCGCCGCCGGAGGTACcggggcgcggcccggcccggggggcgcgggggccgggggcggctgCGGAGCATCCCGGGGGGATCGCGGGGAAGGGGCTGCGGAGCGTCCCGGGAAAAGGGTTTCGGGGCCATTCCGGGGAAAGGGGCCATACCGGGGAATCCCGGGAGAACGGAAGGACATGCCGGGAGAAGGGGCTGCGGGGAATCCAGAGGGAAGGGGGCTGCGGGGCCATCCCGGGGGAAGGGGCTGCGGGGGGACTCCCGGCACGGCCGCAGCGATCCCGCCCGGGCCGGGTGATTTCGGGAACGCCGGAGGTTTCCCGGCGGCAGCGGGAGTTCCCCATGGCCCGGAGCAGGGggaggggagctggggctgtgtcagagcttccccggtgccgggggcgggattgggatcgggattgggagaAAAGCAGCGATCCAAGGTGGGCTTCTCTCGGCAGGTGTGTGATGCCAAGCACAGCCATGAAGAAAAAGGTAAGGACGAGAAGGAGGAtcctgtgttttccttccccatccccatccatgAACACCGTTTGTTGTATCCATCCCTCGGGCCGGGGCTCCGGTGCCTCTCGGAGGCAGCGCTGCATCCTCTGCTGAAAGTGCCCGGCGTTAAAACCGGGTTTGATCCTGGCCTGGGCGTGGGCTGGGTTCGTGCAGAGCCTTCCCCGGCAGTTGCTGTTCCCCGGGCGCTGCCGGGGCTGTTGCAAAACCCTCTGCGAAACGCTCTGCAAATGCCCTGCTCAGGGAGGAGGATCTGCTCCaacccctgccctgtccctgggccACCCTCCCGAGGTGTCCCAGGAGCCCCGCATTCGCTCAGGGCTCCCGGGAGGATGAAATttaacacagcagcagctctgggaatcGCAGGGGTGGGTGTATCCCAGCAGGAGCGTATCCAGAGCTTTTAAAGGAATATCTGGCTGCCCTTCCATGGTGAGGTGGGATTGGGTTCCCTGCCTGGCCCTCGGTGCTGCTGTCTCAcccctctgcagggcctctgCAGCCCAAACTGTGGGAAttggggctggtttgggccGTGCCTCGGAGGGGGATCGAGTTTCTGCCTGGGATTTTGTGCTGGTGCTGTGAAATAAGAGCTTGGCTGTTCTCTGGGATCAGCtcaggggacaggacagggcacGGCACCTTCTGGGGTGGCctctcctgcctgcctggatGTGAAACAGCCAGGAACAGGATTTTGTTGCCAAACCCTGGAACTTGTGGGCAGCTTCCCTCTGGCCAGGGCGCTCCCAgcccggagctgctgcagga
Protein-coding regions in this window:
- the LOC138110607 gene encoding putative uncharacterized protein DDB_G0281733 → MSAGSRRKKLCRSYRAASDTEGLREHREHRERREHREHRGHSEHREHRERREHREHRGHREHREHRGHTEHREHRGHSEHREHRGHREHREHRGHSEHREHRERREHREHRGHREHREHRGHTEHREHRGHSEHREHRGHTERREHREHRGHREHREHRGHTEHREHRGHTEHRGLHFAPAVWGYLCTAPELHSLQLLGC